A single region of the Leptothrix cholodnii SP-6 genome encodes:
- the coxB gene encoding cytochrome c oxidase subunit II — protein sequence MNALWRHAGQVSLAVGASLAVQAAHAVNDLPGGPGVRQLDLPVGASKMSADLHSLHWIMMVICTVIFLAVFGVMFYSIIKHRKSKGHKPANFHESVAVEIAWTIVPFVIVIGMGAMATKTVVAQKDTTNADLTIKATGYQWKWGYDYLKGEGEGIAFLSTLDTSHRAMSDSGKPEAIDNYLLKVDNPLVVPVDKKIRIITTADDVIHAFMVPQFGIKQDAIPGFVRDTWFRADKVGDFYGQCAELCGKEHAYMPIHVKVLSAVDYSAWVDGEKKKLAALADDPAKVWKLDELVARGEKVYAANCAACHQANGKGAGPIKAVDGSPVVLDADKTRQIAVLLNGQNNGAMPAWKQLSDTEIAAVITYTKNNWSNKTGQIVQPADVVAARK from the coding sequence ATGAATGCTCTGTGGCGGCACGCTGGACAAGTCAGTCTGGCCGTGGGCGCCTCGCTGGCCGTGCAAGCGGCTCACGCGGTCAACGATCTGCCCGGCGGCCCCGGCGTGCGCCAGCTCGATCTGCCGGTCGGCGCCAGCAAGATGTCCGCCGACCTGCACTCGCTGCACTGGATCATGATGGTCATCTGCACGGTGATCTTCCTGGCCGTGTTCGGCGTGATGTTCTATTCGATCATCAAGCACCGCAAGTCCAAGGGCCACAAGCCGGCCAACTTCCACGAGAGCGTGGCCGTCGAGATCGCCTGGACGATCGTGCCGTTCGTGATCGTGATCGGCATGGGCGCGATGGCCACCAAGACGGTGGTCGCGCAGAAGGACACCACCAACGCCGACCTGACCATCAAGGCCACCGGCTACCAGTGGAAGTGGGGCTACGACTACCTCAAGGGCGAAGGCGAAGGCATCGCCTTCCTGTCGACGCTCGACACCAGCCACCGCGCGATGTCCGATTCGGGCAAGCCCGAAGCGATCGACAACTACCTGTTGAAGGTCGACAACCCGCTGGTGGTGCCGGTCGACAAGAAGATCCGCATCATCACCACCGCCGACGACGTGATCCACGCCTTCATGGTGCCGCAGTTCGGCATCAAGCAGGACGCCATCCCCGGCTTCGTGCGCGACACCTGGTTCCGCGCCGACAAGGTCGGCGACTTCTACGGCCAGTGCGCCGAGCTGTGCGGCAAGGAACACGCCTACATGCCGATCCACGTGAAGGTGCTCTCGGCGGTCGACTACAGCGCCTGGGTCGACGGCGAGAAGAAGAAGCTCGCCGCCCTGGCCGATGATCCGGCCAAGGTCTGGAAGCTCGACGAGCTGGTCGCCCGCGGCGAGAAGGTCTACGCCGCCAACTGCGCCGCCTGCCACCAGGCCAACGGCAAGGGTGCCGGCCCGATCAAGGCGGTCGACGGCTCGCCGGTGGTGCTCGACGCCGACAAGACCCGGCAGATCGCGGTGCTGCTGAACGGCCAGAACAACGGCGCAATGCCGGCCTGGAAGCAGCTCTCGGACACCGAGATCGCCGCCGTCATCACCTACACCAAGAACAACTGGTCGAACAAGACCGGTCAGATCGTGCAGCCGGCCGACGTGGTCGCGGCCCGCAAGTAA
- the ctaD gene encoding cytochrome c oxidase subunit I, whose translation MSAVLHPGGHAHDDSHGHDDHHHAPHGWRRWVFATNHKDIGTLYLLFAFTMLMIGGVLALLIRLELFQPGLQFVNPELFNQFTTMHGLIMVFGAIMPAFVGFANWMLPLQIGAADMAFARMNNFSFWLMIPAALMLVASFFMPGGAPAAGWTLYAPLTLQMGPSMDAGIFAMHILGASSIMGSINIIVTVLNMRAPGMTLMKMPMFAWTWLITAYLLIAVMPVLAGAITMTLTDRHFGTAFFNPAGGGDPIMYQHIFWFFGHPEVYIMILPAFGIISQIVPAFARKRLFGYASMVYATASIAILSFMVWAHHMYTTGMPLTGQLFFMYATMLISVPTGVKVFNWVATMWRGSMTFETPMLWAVGFIFVFSMGGFTGLILSMAPIDIQLQDTYYVVAHFHYVLVAGSLFAMFAGVYYWGPKWTGVMYSETRGKIHFWGSLITFNITFFPMHFLGLAGMPRRYADYPMQFADFNAIASVGGLTFGLMQVYFFVFVVIPMMRGIGPKAPQKPWEGAEGLEWEVPSPAPFHTFETPPKLDATATRVIG comes from the coding sequence ATGAGTGCAGTTCTCCATCCCGGTGGCCATGCGCATGACGACAGTCATGGCCATGACGACCACCACCACGCTCCGCACGGCTGGCGCCGCTGGGTCTTCGCGACCAACCACAAGGACATCGGCACGCTGTACCTGCTGTTCGCCTTCACGATGCTGATGATCGGCGGCGTGCTGGCGCTGCTGATCCGCCTCGAGCTGTTCCAGCCCGGGCTGCAGTTCGTCAACCCCGAGCTGTTCAACCAGTTCACCACGATGCACGGGCTGATCATGGTGTTCGGCGCGATCATGCCGGCCTTCGTCGGCTTCGCGAACTGGATGCTGCCGCTGCAGATCGGTGCCGCGGACATGGCCTTCGCGCGCATGAACAACTTCAGCTTCTGGCTGATGATCCCGGCCGCGCTCATGCTGGTGGCGAGCTTCTTCATGCCCGGCGGCGCACCCGCTGCCGGCTGGACGCTCTACGCGCCGCTGACGCTGCAGATGGGCCCGTCGATGGATGCCGGCATCTTCGCGATGCACATCCTGGGCGCCTCGTCGATCATGGGCTCGATCAACATCATCGTCACGGTGCTCAACATGCGCGCACCGGGCATGACGCTGATGAAGATGCCGATGTTCGCCTGGACCTGGCTGATCACCGCCTACCTGCTGATCGCCGTGATGCCGGTGCTCGCCGGCGCGATCACGATGACGCTGACCGACCGCCACTTCGGCACCGCCTTCTTCAACCCCGCAGGCGGCGGCGATCCGATCATGTACCAGCACATCTTCTGGTTCTTCGGTCACCCCGAGGTCTACATCATGATCTTGCCGGCCTTCGGCATCATCAGCCAGATCGTGCCGGCATTCGCCCGCAAGCGCCTGTTCGGCTACGCCTCGATGGTCTACGCGACCGCCTCGATCGCGATCCTGTCGTTCATGGTCTGGGCCCACCACATGTACACGACCGGCATGCCGCTGACCGGCCAGCTGTTCTTCATGTACGCGACGATGCTGATCTCGGTGCCCACCGGCGTGAAGGTCTTCAACTGGGTGGCCACGATGTGGCGCGGCTCGATGACCTTCGAGACCCCGATGCTGTGGGCCGTGGGCTTCATCTTCGTGTTCTCGATGGGCGGCTTCACCGGCCTGATCCTGTCGATGGCGCCGATCGACATCCAGCTGCAGGACACCTACTACGTGGTGGCGCACTTCCACTACGTGCTGGTGGCCGGTTCGCTGTTCGCGATGTTCGCCGGCGTCTACTACTGGGGCCCGAAGTGGACCGGCGTGATGTACTCCGAGACGCGCGGCAAGATCCACTTCTGGGGCTCGCTGATCACGTTCAACATCACGTTCTTCCCGATGCACTTCCTCGGCCTGGCCGGCATGCCGCGCCGTTACGCCGACTACCCGATGCAGTTCGCCGACTTCAACGCGATCGCGTCGGTGGGCGGCCTGACCTTCGGGCTGATGCAGGTCTACTTCTTCGTGTTCGTCGTGATCCCGATGATGCGCGGCATCGGCCCCAAGGCGCCGCAGAAGCCCTGGGAAGGTGCTGAAGGACTGGAATGGGAAGTGCCGTCGCCGGCGCCCTTCCACACCTTCGAGACCCCGCCCAAGCTCGATGCCACCGCCACCCGCGTGATCGGCTGA
- a CDS encoding cytochrome oxidase small assembly protein: MTRDDKRRQNRRLGLILASVALVFFLGFMAKVVMMTR; the protein is encoded by the coding sequence ATGACCCGCGACGACAAGCGCCGCCAGAACCGCCGGCTGGGACTGATCCTGGCCAGCGTGGCGCTGGTGTTCTTCCTTGGCTTCATGGCCAAGGTCGTCATGATGACGCGTTGA
- a CDS encoding cytochrome c oxidase assembly protein, translating into MATEPNRQGLGARPQSRALRRDNFQMLSKLGLVALMMFGFGYALVPMYKAICTALGINVLSVSELRVNGHGKADPAGNSQVDRSRLITIEFDANARGPWDFKPAQRSVQVHPGEVTTVMYEFRNVQNRTMAAQAIPSYAPMQATAHFNKLECFCFNEYTLAPGEAKSWPVVFVIDPKLPKDVTTITLSYTFFEVGAKIKAAGAEVKAAAAPVRS; encoded by the coding sequence ATGGCGACCGAACCGAACCGGCAAGGCCTTGGCGCGCGGCCCCAGTCGCGGGCCCTGCGGCGCGACAACTTCCAGATGCTGTCCAAGCTGGGGTTGGTCGCGTTGATGATGTTCGGCTTCGGCTACGCGCTGGTGCCGATGTACAAGGCCATCTGCACGGCCCTGGGCATCAACGTGCTGAGCGTCTCGGAGCTGCGCGTCAACGGCCATGGCAAGGCCGACCCGGCCGGCAACAGCCAGGTCGACCGCAGCCGGCTGATCACGATCGAGTTCGATGCGAACGCGCGCGGTCCTTGGGACTTCAAGCCCGCGCAGCGTTCGGTGCAGGTGCATCCGGGTGAAGTGACGACGGTGATGTACGAGTTCCGCAACGTGCAGAACCGCACCATGGCCGCGCAGGCGATCCCGAGCTACGCGCCGATGCAGGCGACCGCGCACTTCAACAAGCTCGAGTGCTTCTGCTTCAACGAATACACCCTGGCTCCCGGCGAAGCCAAGAGCTGGCCGGTGGTGTTCGTGATCGATCCGAAGCTGCCCAAGGACGTGACCACGATCACCTTGTCGTACACCTTCTTCGAGGTCGGCGCCAAGATCAAGGCCGCCGGCGCCGAGGTCAAGGCCGCAGCCGCGCCGGTTCGCTCATGA
- a CDS encoding DUF2970 domain-containing protein produces the protein MSMSQPPETEGLRDAAQRKLSLLQTIKAVAWSFFGVRRGSDYQNDVNKLNPVHVIIAGLIGAALFIIALILLVRLVVTSGAAS, from the coding sequence ATGAGCATGTCCCAGCCACCCGAAACAGAAGGCCTGCGCGACGCAGCGCAGCGCAAGCTGTCGCTGCTGCAGACGATCAAGGCCGTGGCATGGTCGTTCTTCGGCGTGCGCCGCGGCAGCGACTACCAGAACGACGTCAACAAGCTCAATCCGGTGCACGTGATCATTGCCGGGCTGATCGGCGCGGCGCTGTTCATCATCGCCTTGATCTTGCTGGTGCGCTTGGTCGTGACCAGCGGCGCAGCCAGCTAG
- a CDS encoding cytochrome c oxidase subunit 3: protein MSAASKGATPYYYIPEPSRHPVMMSFGLFFVILGAGQWINSHTWGAYALAFGLMWVAFTMRQWFGEAAAESERGLYSDRIDVSFRWSMAWFIFSEVMFFAAFFGALYWARAQSVPSLGSLENALLWPDFKALWPSSSPGATASPAGIVEPFQVVGPWPIPTINTALLLTSGVTLTIAHHALIAGQRAKTIAWMWVTVLLGIVFLGFQGYEYAHAYNDLNLKLSSGIYGSTFFMLTGFHGFHVFVGMLMLLFITIRLMKGHFTPTRHFGFEGAAWYWHFVDVVWLGLYLVVYWI from the coding sequence ATGTCGGCAGCGAGCAAGGGCGCAACGCCCTATTACTACATTCCGGAGCCTTCGCGGCATCCGGTGATGATGTCGTTCGGTCTCTTTTTCGTCATCCTGGGCGCGGGCCAGTGGATCAACTCCCACACCTGGGGCGCCTACGCGCTGGCCTTCGGCCTGATGTGGGTGGCGTTCACGATGCGCCAGTGGTTCGGTGAAGCCGCGGCCGAAAGCGAGCGCGGCCTCTACAGCGACCGCATCGACGTCTCCTTCCGCTGGAGCATGGCCTGGTTCATCTTCTCCGAAGTGATGTTCTTCGCCGCCTTCTTCGGCGCGCTCTACTGGGCTCGCGCGCAGTCGGTGCCGAGCCTGGGCAGCCTCGAGAACGCGCTGCTATGGCCTGACTTCAAGGCGCTGTGGCCCAGCTCATCCCCCGGTGCCACCGCCTCGCCGGCCGGCATCGTCGAGCCGTTCCAGGTCGTCGGCCCGTGGCCGATCCCGACCATCAACACGGCGCTGCTGCTGACCTCGGGCGTGACGCTGACGATCGCCCACCACGCCCTGATCGCCGGCCAGCGCGCCAAGACGATCGCCTGGATGTGGGTCACGGTGCTGCTCGGCATCGTCTTCCTGGGCTTCCAGGGTTACGAATACGCGCACGCCTACAACGACCTGAACCTCAAGCTCTCGTCGGGCATCTACGGTTCGACCTTCTTCATGCTGACCGGCTTCCACGGCTTCCACGTCTTCGTGGGCATGCTGATGCTGCTGTTCATCACGATCCGCCTGATGAAGGGCCACTTCACGCCGACGCGCCACTTCGGTTTCGAAGGCGCGGCCTGGTACTGGCACTTCGTCGACGTGGTCTGGCTCGGCCTGTACTTGGTCGTCTACTGGATCTGA
- a CDS encoding DUF2909 domain-containing protein: MKIVIGLAFAVILVALAAAGVFMIKRPRADGGLDERSRMARALAVRVGLSVTVFLFVLLSYLMGWIQPTGLPVGR; this comes from the coding sequence ATGAAAATCGTCATCGGTCTCGCATTCGCCGTCATCCTCGTCGCACTGGCTGCGGCGGGCGTGTTCATGATCAAACGTCCACGCGCTGACGGGGGTCTGGATGAGCGCTCGCGCATGGCGCGGGCGCTGGCGGTGCGGGTCGGCCTGTCGGTGACCGTGTTCCTGTTCGTGCTGCTGAGCTACCTGATGGGCTGGATCCAGCCGACGGGCCTGCCGGTCGGCCGTTGA